One window from the genome of Magnolia sinica isolate HGM2019 chromosome 4, MsV1, whole genome shotgun sequence encodes:
- the LOC131243894 gene encoding mitochondrial import inner membrane translocase subunit TIM10 codes for MAANNAAAGLDKEQIFGMAEKEMEYRVDLFNRLTGTCFNKCIEKRYKESELNMGENSCIDRCVSKYWQVTNLIGQLLGSNRPPM; via the exons ATGGCTGCGAACAATGCTGCGGCGGGGCTGGATAAAGAACAG ATCTTTGGGATGGCAGAAAAAGAAATGGAGTATAGGGTGGATCTGTTCAACAG GCTGACTGGGACATGTTTCAATAAATGTATTGAGAAAAG GTATAAGGAATCTGAGCTGAATATGGGTGAAAACAGTTGTATCGATCGTTGTGTTTCGAAATATTGGCAG GTGACTAATCTGATAGGGCAGCTGCTTGGTTCCAACCGCCCTCCAATGTGA
- the LOC131243895 gene encoding uncharacterized protein LOC131243895, which produces MAKAENSPEDIEAGGHRRSASSSVDSLCFSDAEDESWHSPLDSCGGGSFECHLSDASDAEIGGASEQHPRRNSSASDHRSDASLESKLPEIKVHLAKAEKDCRICQLSLESANQESGILIELGCSCKNDLATAHKQCAEAWFRLKGNKTCEICGATARNVVGVTEPEIIEQWTEPSNTVTAAPTESRSFWHGHRFLNFLLACMVFAFVISWLFHFNVSS; this is translated from the exons ATGGCAAAAGCAGAGAATTCCCCTGAAGATATAGAAGCTGGGGGCCACCGTCGCTCTGCTAGCAGCAGCGTCGATAGCCTCTGCTTCTCAGACGCAGAGGACGAATCCTGGCATTCCCCATTAGATTCCTGTGGTGGTGGGTCCTTCGAGTGCCACTTATCGGATGCATCTGATGCTGAGATTGGGGGGGCCTCTGAGCAGCACCCTCGCCGGAATTCCTCTGCCTCGGACCACCGTTCAGATGCCAGTTTGGAGAGTAAGCTGCCGGAGATTAAGGTGCATTTGGCGAAAGCAGAGAAGGATTGCAGGATTTGTCAACTGAGCTTGGAAAGTGCGAATCAGGAGTCAGGGATTCTGATCGAATTGGGATGTTCATGCAAGAATGATTTGGCCACGGCCCACAAGCAATGTGCCGAGGCGTGGTTCAGGCTAAAGGGAAACAA GACCTGTGAGATCTGTGGCGCGACTGCACGCAATGTGGTTGGCGTGACTGAGCCTGAGATAATAGAACAATGGACTGAACCAAGCAACACCGTAACTGCAGCCCCCACGGAGTCAAGAAGCTTCTGGCATGGGCACCGCTTCCTCAATTTCCTGCTTGCTTGCATGGTATTTGCCTTCGTCATTTCCTGGCTTTTTCACTTCAATGTTTCCTCATGA